In the Oryzias latipes chromosome 9, ASM223467v1 genome, one interval contains:
- the LOC110014464 gene encoding arachidonate 5-lipoxygenase-like, translated as MKGALLTWFWCFLNGFLSVRIAALRGNMKAEYQVTVYTQDMAYAGTKDDVYITLVGKRGSSQHGKLGRNKFFFHRGDASTFTVTCSADLGELLLIHLEKRGLVIKDSWLPAKVEVRSSNGKLYVFPIYHWLKGNKKHFFREGAAVLDFQETNPQVIKTRRNELKNQKNLYRWAVYKEGTPLCMKANTLMSLPLDDRYPFTRDLEFSFTAVAALAKLGLKALSRCIDKWNSMSDIEKLYKSHVTSTSGTVIHSKTKEKKKK; from the exons ATGAAGGGGGCTTTGTTGAcctggttttggtgttttcttaATGGCTTTCTTTCAGTCAGGATTGCTGCGCTGAGGGGAAACATGAAGGCAGAGTATCAAGTGACTGTTTACACCCAGGACATGGCCTATGCTGGCACCAAGGATGATGTGTACATCACTCTGGTGGGTAAACGGGGGAGCAGCCAACATGGGAAGCTGGGaagaaacaagtttttcttCCATAGAGGGGAT GCGTCCACCTTCACTGTGACCTGCTCTGCAGACCTCGGAGAGCTGCTGCTGATCCATCTTGAAAAACGTGGGCTTGTAATCAAAGACAGTTGGCTCCCTGCAAAAGTGGAGGTGAGGTCTTCTAATGGAAAGCTCTACGTGTTTCCCATCTACCATTGGTTAAAAGGAAACAAGAAGCACTTCTTCAGGGAGGGGGCAG CTGTGCTGGACTTCCAGGAGACGAACCCTCAGGTGATCAAGACGCGGAGGAATGAGCTGAAGAATCAGAAGAATCTCTACAG GTGGGCCGTTTACAAAGAGGGAACTCCCCTCTGCATGAAGGCAAATACCCTGATGTCTCTGCCCCTGGATGACCGCTACCCCTTCACAAGGGACCTGGAGTTCAGCTTCACAGCAGTGGCAGC GCTGGCAAAGCTGGGTTTGAAGGCGTTGTCTCGTTGTATAGACAAGTGGAACAGCATGAGCGACATCGAAAAGCTGTACAAAAGTCACGTGACCTCTACATCTGGTACTGTcattcattcaaaaacaaaagaaaaaaagaagaaatga
- the LOC101171133 gene encoding serologically defined colon cancer antigen 3 homolog isoform X2, translated as MRVFIDTDEEEEEGQAEDLNPFSFREFMRWKTHDGDPEQDQNQVERNLPHLDADISSCFLSETHLATQEEEEWGRSFQSGVESTSSLCTEDDEEEEEEETRFSSKPEGHTENYEGDDETSLAEAAPTCRRRTAQMQQLKEENQSLRRTLRELQRRAEDDQRRVTQLTEELLQRRRQEEKEAQDLENMVHSVEQNLQLMTKRALKAENTVSRLKAELQQLQGEVQRLSSENCSLKAAESQVVMTMRQNAQVASEYLNKTTSRAYSSIRQLMGEAETLRLVSQLLQSIEKISSVDAES; from the exons atgagagtcttcatagacacag atgaggaagaggaggaggggcagGCGGAGGACCTGAACCCGTTCTCCTTCAGGGAGTTCATGCGCTGGAAGACTCACGACGGAGACCCGGAGCAGGACCAGAACCAAGTGGAG AGGAACCTGCCTCACCTGGATGCGGACATCAGCAGCTGCTTCCTGTCTGAGACTCACCTGGCAACGCAG gaggaggaggagtggggGCGGAGCTTCCAGTCAGGCGTGGAGAGCACCTCCTCCCTGTGcactgaagatgatgaagaggaggaggaagaggagacgcG GTTCTCCTCTAAGCCCGAAGGACACACAGAGAACTATGAGGGAGACGATGAAACCTCCCTGGCTGAGGCTGCCCccacctgcaggaggaggactGCTCAGATGCAGCAG ctgaaggaggagaaccagTCTCTGAGGAGGACGCTCAGGGAGCTGCAGAGGAGAGCCGAGGATGACCAGCGCAG GGTGACACAGCTGACagaagagctgctgcagaggaggcgtcaggaggagaaggaggcgcAGGATCTTGAGAACATGGTTCACTCCGTGgagcagaacctgcagctgatgaCG AAACGAGCCCTTAAGGCAGAAAACACAGTTTCCAGACTGAAGGCGGAgcttcagcagctgcag ggCGAGGTGCAGCGTCTGTCATCGGAGAACTGCAGCCTGAAAGCAGCAGAGTCTCAGGTCGTCATGACGATGAGGCAGAACGCCCAGGTGGCCTCCGAGTACTTGAACAAGACGACGAGCCGCGCCTACTCTTCCATCCG TCAGCTGATGGGGGAAGCGGAGACTCTCCGCTTGGTGTCTCAGCTGCTTCAGTCCATCGAGAAGATCTCCAGCGTGGATGCAGAGTCCTGA
- the chek2 gene encoding serine/threonine-protein kinase Chk2 isoform X1 yields the protein MQIWSKRSTMSAETAEVEGTSQTQSTMSPSQVRSQSQSQPGSGSSSGPTSGSQSSSGSGTLSSVDTIPVTLASVPEEQEPEPQPWGRLLPMAKGFRSHDCIADQYLFGRDSTCNYVLDDPEERGSRKFRIYSKKHFRIFREDSQVFVEDLSNNGTFVDGLLVGKNKKLPLVNNAVLSLAEQRNRVFVFIDLMSDDQSSLPKDLQEKYLLTRRIGAGVCGEVRLAFERSTCRKVAVKVINKKNFQSEGTATRNAETEIKILQRVDHPCLIKTEDFYQTEDSYFIVLEMMEGGELFNKVKSQQQLKESVAKLYFYQMLCAVHYLHSNGIIHRDLKPENILLSSNEDVCLIKVTDFNQSRILEEAALMRTLCGTPSYLAPEVFTHANTTGYGLAVDAWSLGVLLFVCLSGYAPFHEKFGNHSVSEQIIRGEFTMVPYKWKHISNQAKDMVRKLLVVDPKERMSIDEALQHPWLQDQEMLATAKRLMYPNDATHDPAPVAMVTPTQQEALSASGDTSHRKREREEDDEEHPAKRSQTVH from the exons ATGCAGATCTGGTCCAAAAG GTCCACAATGTCCGCGGAGACGGCTGAGGTGGAGGGCACGTCCCAGACCCAGTCCACTATGTCCCCCTCTCAGGTGAGGTCTCAGTCCCAGTCTCAGCCAGGGTCCGGTTCGTCCAGCGGGCCCACTTCAGGCAGTCAGTCTTCCAGCGGGTCTGGGACTCTGAGCAGCGTGGACACCATTCCTGTCACACTCGCTTCTGTCCCGGAGGAgcaagaaccagaaccacaacCCTGGGGCCGCCTGCTGCCCATGGCCAAAGGCTTCAGGAGCCACG ACTGCATTGCGGACCAGTACCTGTTTGGACGGGATTCCACATGTAACTACGTCCTGGATGACCCGGAAGAGAGGGGTTCCAGAAAGTTCAGAATCTACAGCAAGAAACACTTCAGGATCTTCAGA GAGGACTCTCAGGTCTTTGTGGAAGATCTCAGTAATAACGGTACCTTTGTGGACGGTCTTCTAGTTGGTAAAAATAAGAAACTTCCTCTGGTCAACAACGCCGTCCTGTCTCTGGCCGAACAGCGAAACAGAG tgtttgttttcattgatCTCATGTCAGACGATCAGTCCAGTCTCCCCAAAGACCTGCAGGAGAAGTATCTGCTGACTCGGCGAATTGGCGC aggtgtgtgtggggaggtGCGGCTGGCCTTCGAGCGATCTACCTGCAGGAAGGTCGCAGTCAAGGTCATCAACAAGAAGAACTTCCAGTCAGAGGGG ACTGCCACACGGAACGCAGAGACAGAAATCAAGATTCTGCAGAGGGTCGACCAC CCTTGTCTAATAAAGACGGAGGACTTCTACCAGACAGAGGACAGTTACTTCATCGTCCTCGAGAT GATGGAGGGGGGCGAGCTCTTCAATAAAGTCAAGTCTCAGCAGCAGCTCAAGGAATCTGTGGCCAAACTCTACTTCTACCAGATGCTCTGCGCCGTCCAC TACCTCCACAGTAACGGGATCATCCACAGAGACCTGAAGCCGGAGAACATCCTGCTGTCCTCCAACGAAGACGTATGCCTCATCAAG GTGACGGACTTTAACCAGTCCAGGATCCTGGAAGAGGCTGCCCTGATGCGGACTCTGTGTGGGACTCCATCCTACCTGGCTCCTGAGGTCTTCACCCACGCCAACACCACCGGCTATGGCCTGGCTGTGGACGCCTGGAGCCTCGGGGTCCTGCTCTTTGtctg TCTGAGCGGCTACGCCCCGTTCCACGAGAAATTTGGGAACCATTCTGTGTCGGAGCAGATCATTCGAGGAGAGTTCACTATGGTTCCCTACAAgtggaaacacatttcaaaCCAAG CAAAGGACATGGTGAGGAAGCTGCTGGTGGTCGACCCCAAAGAGAGGATGAGCATCGATGAAGCTCTGCAGCACCCCTGGCTACAG GATCAGGAAATGCTGGCGACGGCTAAGAGGCTCATGTACCCAAACGATGCTACCCACGATCCAGCacctgttgccatggtaaccccGACACAGCAGGAGGCGCTTTCGGCATCAGGGGACACCAGCCACAGAAAACGAGAACGGGAAGAAGACGACGAGGAGCATCCTGCTAAGCGTAGCCAAACTGTCCATTAG
- the LOC110013967 gene encoding golgin subfamily A member 6-like protein 22, with amino-acid sequence MNDNKQTSSVLAQIQTLEEELQRCRLPREKLRSENRMLSAQSCRLEEDRKDMEQFLPHHSAELDKQIQDMEERLKLQQLVQTPSEPAALKLQLHQEKLQLQERMDLLSSEVTQQAARMKEQQEELKQQEELKQQLLQRRYKVQSAKLKNGARKSLISSMKHQRQTPPPPPPPRSCEGGSAAEKD; translated from the exons ATGAACGACAACAAACAAACTTCTAGTGTTTTAGCTCAAATCCAAACTttggaggaggagcttcagaG ATGCAGACTCCCACGTGAAAAGCTGAGGTCTGAGAACAGGATGCTGTCAGCTCAGAGCTGCAGGCTGGAGGAAGACCGGAAGGACATGGAGCAGTTCCTGCCGCACCACTCCGCTGAGTTGGACAAGCAGATCCAGGACATGGAGGAgcggctgaagctgcagcagctcgTCCAGACACCTTCAGAGCCTGCAgctctgaagctgcagctccaccaggagaagctgcagcttcaggagAGGATGGACCTGCTGAGCTCTGAGGTCACACAGCAAG CTGCTAGAatgaaggagcagcaggaggagctgaagcagcaggaggagctgaagcagcagctgctccaacGAAGATACAAAGTCCAATCTGCTAAGCTGAAGAATGGCGCCAG GAAGTCTCTCATCTCATCCATGAAACATCAGcgtcaaaccccccccccccccccccccccccgcagctGTGAAGGGggttcagcagcagagaaggactAA
- the LOC101171133 gene encoding serologically defined colon cancer antigen 3 homolog isoform X3, with product MSGQRRGKTLIITDDEEEEEGQAEDLNPFSFREFMRWKTHDGDPEQDQNQVERNLPHLDADISSCFLSETHLATQEEEEWGRSFQSGVESTSSLCTEDDEEEEEEETRFSSKPEGHTENYEGDDETSLAEAAPTCRRRTAQMQQLKEENQSLRRTLRELQRRAEDDQRRVTQLTEELLQRRRQEEKEAQDLENMVHSVEQNLQLMTSRRGGWLWMTSGMKAHLNGGADQNRESFLESERRPAPKEPKGTQAVNHVVV from the exons ATGTCCGGCCAGAGGCGCGGAAAGACCTTGATCATCACCGACG atgaggaagaggaggaggggcagGCGGAGGACCTGAACCCGTTCTCCTTCAGGGAGTTCATGCGCTGGAAGACTCACGACGGAGACCCGGAGCAGGACCAGAACCAAGTGGAG AGGAACCTGCCTCACCTGGATGCGGACATCAGCAGCTGCTTCCTGTCTGAGACTCACCTGGCAACGCAG gaggaggaggagtggggGCGGAGCTTCCAGTCAGGCGTGGAGAGCACCTCCTCCCTGTGcactgaagatgatgaagaggaggaggaagaggagacgcG GTTCTCCTCTAAGCCCGAAGGACACACAGAGAACTATGAGGGAGACGATGAAACCTCCCTGGCTGAGGCTGCCCccacctgcaggaggaggactGCTCAGATGCAGCAG ctgaaggaggagaaccagTCTCTGAGGAGGACGCTCAGGGAGCTGCAGAGGAGAGCCGAGGATGACCAGCGCAG GGTGACACAGCTGACagaagagctgctgcagaggaggcgtcaggaggagaaggaggcgcAGGATCTTGAGAACATGGTTCACTCCGTGgagcagaacctgcagctgatgaCG AGCAGACGAGGGGGTTGGCTGTGGATGACGTCAGGCATGAAAGCTCACCTGAACGGCGGTGCCGACCAGAATAGAGAATCATTTCTGGAGTCAGAACGCAGACCGGCTCCAAAAGAACCAAAAGGCACACAAGCTGTGAACCATGTGGTGGTTTGA
- the chek2 gene encoding serine/threonine-protein kinase Chk2 isoform X2, translated as MSAETAEVEGTSQTQSTMSPSQVRSQSQSQPGSGSSSGPTSGSQSSSGSGTLSSVDTIPVTLASVPEEQEPEPQPWGRLLPMAKGFRSHDCIADQYLFGRDSTCNYVLDDPEERGSRKFRIYSKKHFRIFREDSQVFVEDLSNNGTFVDGLLVGKNKKLPLVNNAVLSLAEQRNRVFVFIDLMSDDQSSLPKDLQEKYLLTRRIGAGVCGEVRLAFERSTCRKVAVKVINKKNFQSEGTATRNAETEIKILQRVDHPCLIKTEDFYQTEDSYFIVLEMMEGGELFNKVKSQQQLKESVAKLYFYQMLCAVHYLHSNGIIHRDLKPENILLSSNEDVCLIKVTDFNQSRILEEAALMRTLCGTPSYLAPEVFTHANTTGYGLAVDAWSLGVLLFVCLSGYAPFHEKFGNHSVSEQIIRGEFTMVPYKWKHISNQAKDMVRKLLVVDPKERMSIDEALQHPWLQDQEMLATAKRLMYPNDATHDPAPVAMVTPTQQEALSASGDTSHRKREREEDDEEHPAKRSQTVH; from the exons ATGTCCGCGGAGACGGCTGAGGTGGAGGGCACGTCCCAGACCCAGTCCACTATGTCCCCCTCTCAGGTGAGGTCTCAGTCCCAGTCTCAGCCAGGGTCCGGTTCGTCCAGCGGGCCCACTTCAGGCAGTCAGTCTTCCAGCGGGTCTGGGACTCTGAGCAGCGTGGACACCATTCCTGTCACACTCGCTTCTGTCCCGGAGGAgcaagaaccagaaccacaacCCTGGGGCCGCCTGCTGCCCATGGCCAAAGGCTTCAGGAGCCACG ACTGCATTGCGGACCAGTACCTGTTTGGACGGGATTCCACATGTAACTACGTCCTGGATGACCCGGAAGAGAGGGGTTCCAGAAAGTTCAGAATCTACAGCAAGAAACACTTCAGGATCTTCAGA GAGGACTCTCAGGTCTTTGTGGAAGATCTCAGTAATAACGGTACCTTTGTGGACGGTCTTCTAGTTGGTAAAAATAAGAAACTTCCTCTGGTCAACAACGCCGTCCTGTCTCTGGCCGAACAGCGAAACAGAG tgtttgttttcattgatCTCATGTCAGACGATCAGTCCAGTCTCCCCAAAGACCTGCAGGAGAAGTATCTGCTGACTCGGCGAATTGGCGC aggtgtgtgtggggaggtGCGGCTGGCCTTCGAGCGATCTACCTGCAGGAAGGTCGCAGTCAAGGTCATCAACAAGAAGAACTTCCAGTCAGAGGGG ACTGCCACACGGAACGCAGAGACAGAAATCAAGATTCTGCAGAGGGTCGACCAC CCTTGTCTAATAAAGACGGAGGACTTCTACCAGACAGAGGACAGTTACTTCATCGTCCTCGAGAT GATGGAGGGGGGCGAGCTCTTCAATAAAGTCAAGTCTCAGCAGCAGCTCAAGGAATCTGTGGCCAAACTCTACTTCTACCAGATGCTCTGCGCCGTCCAC TACCTCCACAGTAACGGGATCATCCACAGAGACCTGAAGCCGGAGAACATCCTGCTGTCCTCCAACGAAGACGTATGCCTCATCAAG GTGACGGACTTTAACCAGTCCAGGATCCTGGAAGAGGCTGCCCTGATGCGGACTCTGTGTGGGACTCCATCCTACCTGGCTCCTGAGGTCTTCACCCACGCCAACACCACCGGCTATGGCCTGGCTGTGGACGCCTGGAGCCTCGGGGTCCTGCTCTTTGtctg TCTGAGCGGCTACGCCCCGTTCCACGAGAAATTTGGGAACCATTCTGTGTCGGAGCAGATCATTCGAGGAGAGTTCACTATGGTTCCCTACAAgtggaaacacatttcaaaCCAAG CAAAGGACATGGTGAGGAAGCTGCTGGTGGTCGACCCCAAAGAGAGGATGAGCATCGATGAAGCTCTGCAGCACCCCTGGCTACAG GATCAGGAAATGCTGGCGACGGCTAAGAGGCTCATGTACCCAAACGATGCTACCCACGATCCAGCacctgttgccatggtaaccccGACACAGCAGGAGGCGCTTTCGGCATCAGGGGACACCAGCCACAGAAAACGAGAACGGGAAGAAGACGACGAGGAGCATCCTGCTAAGCGTAGCCAAACTGTCCATTAG
- the LOC101170897 gene encoding glutathione S-transferase theta-1, whose amino-acid sequence MAPGRLEVYLDLLSQPCRAVQILLTRTGIPHKVCAVALRKGEHRTPEFTKLNPMQKVPVMVDNGFVLTESDAILKYLTTKPGVPEHWYPPQPDRRARVDEYAAWHHTNTRPHAAKVFLLEVLFPMQTGSPVDEARLQRALSELDGTLDKLESMFLRRQPFLCGDDITIADLLAVCEIMQPLGGGRDILKDRPLLQRWKSRVQSAVGEAFDEAHSVLYALRDRRKAKL is encoded by the exons ATGGCGCCTGGCCGGCTGGAGGTGTACCTGGACCTGCTGTCGCAGCCCTGCCGGGCCGTGCAGATCCTGCTGACCCGCACCGGGATCCCGCATAAGGTCTGCGCCGTGGCGCTGCGCAAAG gAGAACACAGGACCCCAGAGTTCACCAAACTGAACCCCATGCAGAAGGTTCCCGTCATGGTGGACAACGGCTTTGTGCTCACAGAGAG TGACGCCATCCTGAAGTACCTGACCACAAAACCGGGCGTTCCTGAGCACTGGTATCCGCCTCAGCCGGACCGCAGAGCTCGCGTGGACGAGTACGCCGCGTGGCATCACACCAACACGCGCCCGCACGCTGCCAAAGTCTTCCTCCTGGAG GTGCTGTTCCCGATGCAGACCGGCTCTCCGGTGGACGAGGCGCGGCTGCAGCGCGCGCTCTCGGAGCTGGACGGCACCCTGGATAAGCTGGAGTCCATGTTTCTCCGCCGTCAGCCGTTCCTATGCGGCGATGACATCACCATTGCAGATCTGCTCGCAGTCTGCGAGATCATGCAG CCTCTCGGGGGAGGGCGGGACATCCTTAAGGACCGCCCACTTCTGCAGCGCTGGAAGAGCCGCGTCCAGTCGGCTGTCGGCGAGGCTTTTGATGAGGCTCACTCAGTGCTGTATGCCCTCAGGGACCGCCGCAAAGCCAAGCTGTGA
- the LOC101171133 gene encoding serologically defined colon cancer antigen 3 homolog isoform X1: MSGQRRGKTLIITDDEEEEEGQAEDLNPFSFREFMRWKTHDGDPEQDQNQVERNLPHLDADISSCFLSETHLATQEEEEWGRSFQSGVESTSSLCTEDDEEEEEEETRFSSKPEGHTENYEGDDETSLAEAAPTCRRRTAQMQQLKEENQSLRRTLRELQRRAEDDQRRVTQLTEELLQRRRQEEKEAQDLENMVHSVEQNLQLMTKRALKAENTVSRLKAELQQLQGEVQRLSSENCSLKAAESQVVMTMRQNAQVASEYLNKTTSRAYSSIRQLMGEAETLRLVSQLLQSIEKISSVDAES, from the exons ATGTCCGGCCAGAGGCGCGGAAAGACCTTGATCATCACCGACG atgaggaagaggaggaggggcagGCGGAGGACCTGAACCCGTTCTCCTTCAGGGAGTTCATGCGCTGGAAGACTCACGACGGAGACCCGGAGCAGGACCAGAACCAAGTGGAG AGGAACCTGCCTCACCTGGATGCGGACATCAGCAGCTGCTTCCTGTCTGAGACTCACCTGGCAACGCAG gaggaggaggagtggggGCGGAGCTTCCAGTCAGGCGTGGAGAGCACCTCCTCCCTGTGcactgaagatgatgaagaggaggaggaagaggagacgcG GTTCTCCTCTAAGCCCGAAGGACACACAGAGAACTATGAGGGAGACGATGAAACCTCCCTGGCTGAGGCTGCCCccacctgcaggaggaggactGCTCAGATGCAGCAG ctgaaggaggagaaccagTCTCTGAGGAGGACGCTCAGGGAGCTGCAGAGGAGAGCCGAGGATGACCAGCGCAG GGTGACACAGCTGACagaagagctgctgcagaggaggcgtcaggaggagaaggaggcgcAGGATCTTGAGAACATGGTTCACTCCGTGgagcagaacctgcagctgatgaCG AAACGAGCCCTTAAGGCAGAAAACACAGTTTCCAGACTGAAGGCGGAgcttcagcagctgcag ggCGAGGTGCAGCGTCTGTCATCGGAGAACTGCAGCCTGAAAGCAGCAGAGTCTCAGGTCGTCATGACGATGAGGCAGAACGCCCAGGTGGCCTCCGAGTACTTGAACAAGACGACGAGCCGCGCCTACTCTTCCATCCG TCAGCTGATGGGGGAAGCGGAGACTCTCCGCTTGGTGTCTCAGCTGCTTCAGTCCATCGAGAAGATCTCCAGCGTGGATGCAGAGTCCTGA